The nucleotide window GATCCACCGCGACATCAAGCCGGCGAACATCTTCCTCTCCCGCGAGTCCGACGGCACCGAGGTGGTGAAGATCCTCGACTTCGGCCTGTCGAAGGTGCGCGGCATCTCCAACTCGCTCACCGGCGCCAACGCCATCGGCACGCCGGCGTACATGAGCCCGGAGCAGCTCACCGCCAACCCGCGCCTCGACGCGCGCACCGACGTCTACGCGCTGGGCATCACCCTCTTCCAGCTCCTCACCGGCCGGCTGCCCTTCGAGAACGTGTCGCTGGTGGTGCTCTGCCAGAAGATCCTCCAGGAGGATCCGCCCAAGCCGAGCGCGTTCCGGCCCACGCTCACGCCGGAGCTCGACACCGTCATCGCGCGCGCGCTCACCAAGTCGCTCGACAACCGCTACGGCAGCGTCACCGAGCTCTGGAGCGAGGCCCGGCCGGCGCTGGAGCGGTGCCAGCAGCAGATGCCGCCGCCGGAGCAGGAGCAGCAGGCGGAGCAGGTGCAGAGGCAGGCCGAGCAGGCCGCGCAGCAGAACGACACCGCCATCCGCTTCAACGACACCAAGCCGGATCCGAGCGGATCCGGCGAGCCCGCGCGGCGCAGCAGCGAGAACCTCACCCTGCGCGGGGGCAAGTCGCCCATTCCGGGGCTCGCGCCCACGGCGATCACGCCGGTGTCTGCGCTCACCCCGCCCGTGCCGGTCGTGCCGCCCACGGCGATGATGCCGGCGGTCGACGCCCGGCAGGACTCCGTCTCCGAGCTGTTGCCGAAGCGATCGAAGATGGGCTGGGTGATTGGCGCGGCGCTTCTGGCCCTTGTTGCCGGTGGGATCTGGTGGATCACCCGACCCACCGACGTCGGCTCGGCTGTGGCCGTCGCGCCACCGGAGCCGCTGCCGGTGGCCACGCCCAGGCCGCTCGCCCCGCCTGCGGCGCCGGCGCCCGCGCCAACTGCCGTCGCGCCTTCGCCCGCACCCACGCCCGTTGTCGCTGCTGCCCCGCCTGCTGAACCGACTCCTGCGCCCGCGACCCCCACTGCCAAGGGCCACCACGGCGGCGCCAAGAGCGGCAAGCCCACCAAATCGAAAGACGGACTCATCGATGCCACGAACTTCTGATCTGCTCGGATCCATCGCGCTGGTGCTCGCGCTGGTGCTGGGCGCTGCGCCCGCCGCCGCCGAGAAGGAAGACCCCGCCCGCCAGAAGGCCAAGCAGCTCATCCAGCAGGGCACGGCGCTCTACTCCGAGGGCGACTACCAGGACGCGCTGGGCAAGTTCCGCGCTGCCTACGAGGCGCTGCCCAACCCCAAGCTCTTCTTCAACATCGGCCAGACGGCGATGAAGCTGAACGACGCCGCGGCCGCTGCCAACGCGTTCGGCGCCTTCATCGACCAGACGCTCCCCACCTCCGACCTCGCCCAGCAGCGCGCCATCGCCCAGCGGGACCTGCAGCAGCTCGGCCAGCAGCTCGCGCGGTTGAAGCTGGTGCTGGAGCCCTCGGACGCGCAGGTGACGGTGGACGGCGAGAAGGCGGATCCGTCGGGCACGTACATGAGCCCCGGGTCGCACAAGATCCACGCGAGCGCGGACGGCTTCGCGCCCAAGGACGTGGTGGTCGAGCTGCATGCGGCGGAGAACCGCAGCGAGCCGGTGCGCCTGGTGGCCGCGCCGCCGCAGCAGCCGCTGGTGGTGGTGAACACGCCGCCGCCCGCGCCCCAGCCCACGCGCGATGTCCCGCCGGCGGCGACGCCGAGCACGACTCCATCGACTGCAGCGGCCGCTGTGACCGCTCCGGCTCCCGCGCCGAGCCACACCGCGGCCTACGTGGCGGCTGGCGGGGCGGCGGTGGCCCTGGCGGCGAGCGCGGTCTTCGGGGTGATCGCCTCGGGCGAGAACAGCAAGCTCGCCGACGCCACCTCGGGCA belongs to Deltaproteobacteria bacterium and includes:
- a CDS encoding serine/threonine protein kinase, which gives rise to MNELTRPPGSNAADGDADTVASEQRPGAVDPLIQSVVSGSYRIEKLLGAGGMGKVYAAQHTRLPKRAAVKVLQPEMSRVRDAYERFKREAEVASSLGSRHIVQVHDFGILGDGAPFMVMEYLDGEDLAARLSQRGRFSPGELIPILDEVVAGLAAAHAHQVIHRDIKPANIFLSRESDGTEVVKILDFGLSKVRGISNSLTGANAIGTPAYMSPEQLTANPRLDARTDVYALGITLFQLLTGRLPFENVSLVVLCQKILQEDPPKPSAFRPTLTPELDTVIARALTKSLDNRYGSVTELWSEARPALERCQQQMPPPEQEQQAEQVQRQAEQAAQQNDTAIRFNDTKPDPSGSGEPARRSSENLTLRGGKSPIPGLAPTAITPVSALTPPVPVVPPTAMMPAVDARQDSVSELLPKRSKMGWVIGAALLALVAGGIWWITRPTDVGSAVAVAPPEPLPVATPRPLAPPAAPAPAPTAVAPSPAPTPVVAAAPPAEPTPAPATPTAKGHHGGAKSGKPTKSKDGLIDATNF